Within the candidate division WOR-3 bacterium genome, the region ATATTTTAAAAAGGCGTTGGCTGGTGAAATATACAATAGTAGTATTTTTTACTCTGATGTTCTTAGTCGGAACGCGATGGTAATTTCTGCGCCACTTTTAAGTCAATCCGGTACAACAATCGGCGTTCTTTTCGTTTCGGTTAATCTGACAAAATTTTATAACCTGATACTCGATCTGAGAATCGGTAAAACAAGCGAAATCTTCCTCGTTGATGAACAGGGAAAATTTCTCTCTCCATCAAAGTTGGGCGGCGAAGTTCTTAAGCAGACGGCATATTTTCAGAAAGAAACCAACCCTCATCAAGGTGTGGGAGGCGTGGTCTCCCATCGGGATTATCGTGGTGAGGAAGTTATATGCGCTTTTAGAAGATTCAATAAACCATCCTGGTATCTGGTCTCAGAAATTGATATAAAAGAAGCACTGGCACCGGTAAATTCATTAAAAAAGATTATTCTGGTGATCTTTGTAATGTTTGGTACATTTCTATTTTTTTCCGCCATTTTTTTCTCAAACCAAACAACACATCTATTGAGATCATTGACATCTAACCTGAAATCTGCCTTTGATGACATAAGCAACAAAAAATCAATCATTGATAAGATAAATTTAGAGCTGCGTAAAAGATTGAAAGAATGTGAGAACTTAAGCAAAAAATTAAGTGCCTCTGAGCATTATATTAAAAGTATAACTAACAGTATTTCAAGCGTAATGCTTGCTATTGACAAAAATTATACGATAACCTATTGCAACAATTTCGCTAAAAATTTTCTTAAAATTAATAAATGTATCGAAAATATAAATCTTTTTGAAACCTCTCCCCTATTCATGGATGCAGAAATCAAAAATAAAATAGAAGAGGTATTTACGAAAAATATCCCATTTAGCATTGAAAAAAAATCAATAGAGATTGAAGGGAATAAGTATATTTTAAATATTTCTGGATTCCCGGTTGAATCAGGTGAAGGTGTACATTCCGTAACTCTCTTGATTAATGACGTCACCACCTATGAAAATATGCGGACGCAGATGGCAGATTATGAGAAACTTTCGGCATTAAGTCAGTTAGCTCTCGGGGCAGCCCACGAGATAAATAATCCTTTACTTGGGATCACCTCTTTCCTTGAAATGCTTATAGAAGAAGAAGATGATGTGGAAAAGAAAGCAAGGGCAAAAGAAGTTCTGGAAAATGCCTACCGTATCTCAGAAACCGTAAGGGGACTTTTGAACTTCGCCCGACCGGCACCACCAAAGTTTACAAAAGTCAATTTGAACGAGTTAATCAAAGAAACCATCTCTTTCCTTCACCATCAACCGTTATTTAAAAAGATTAAAATTCAAAAAGAACTTGCGGATGCACTGCCTCCAATTACTGCAGATGCCAACCAAATAAGACAGGTTCTTGTCAATATTCTTTTGAATGCGGCACAAGCAATTGAAGATAAAGGAACAATCACGATTAGCACAAATAAAATTAAATTTGAAGACTTTGTTGAAATAAAAATCAACGATACTGGTATCGGTATCCCCACCGAAAATTTAAAGCGTATATTTGAACCATTTTTCACAACTAAAAAGGGCAAAGGGACCGGATTAGGACTGAGTATCAGTTTGACCTATGTGAAAAATCATAATGGTGATATAATTATTAATAGTGAAGTAGGCAAAGGAACCGAAGTTAAAATAATACTCCCTATCAGACAGGAGGGGAGAATAATAAGTGAGGTAATTGATGAGTGAATCGATTCTCATCATTGATGACGAAGTTTTGACACTTAATAACCTCAAAAGGGCACTGGAAAAAGATGGTTATGAAGTATTTCTTGCCGACACAGGTGAAACTGGCTTAAAGATATTCCAAGAACATTACCCCAATTTAGTCCTTGTTGACTTAATGCTGCCAGGAATTGATGGTATTGAAGTCTTAAAGAGAATAAAAGAAATAGATGAAAATACGATTGTGATAATGATAACCGCATATGAAATAATTGAAAAGGCAGTTCAAGCGATAAAATTGGGTGCTTATGATTATTTGCTAAAACCTTTTCGGATTACTGACTTAAAATCAAATATAAAAAGGGCCCTTGAATTACAAAGGTTACGATTGAGGATTTCTGAAACAATTGAAACAGAAAAAGGCAAATACTATTTTAGTAAGATCGTTGCACAAAGTAAAAAAATGGCCGAAGTTTTAAAGATCGCAGAACGGGTGGCAATTCTTGATAAAACTACAGTCTTGATAACCGGCGAAAGCGGTGTAGGAAAAGGATTGCTGGCGAGAGCAATTCACTATAATAGTCCGAGGGCGGAAAAAGAATTTATGGAAATCAACTGTGCCGCAATACCGGAAAACTTATTGGAAAGCGAACTATTCGGTTATGAACCAGGGGCATTCACAGATGCGAAACGCAGGAAAATAGGCATCTTAGAAAAAGCAGACAAAGGGACAGTCTTCCTTGATGAAATCGCAGATATGCCCTTTCCTATCCAGGCAAAGATCTTAAAGGTCCTTGAAGAACAAACCTTCGTAAGACTCGGCGGGACAACTCCTATAAA harbors:
- a CDS encoding ATP-binding protein, with the protein product MNKLKKDLIICEKCRKENPIYATQCGHCGHLFYKDIYKGLWRRNVLVTLLLFFTPFVILFYIINYEVSANFEKHIKTSLDYSVEVNTRIIKSFLEEREKNLLSINRFDISNINEIKKKNNIFIQFMKNNEWFDFVGIANTQGEIIFSTAPIKANIAEREYFKKALAGEIYNSSIFYSDVLSRNAMVISAPLLSQSGTTIGVLFVSVNLTKFYNLILDLRIGKTSEIFLVDEQGKFLSPSKLGGEVLKQTAYFQKETNPHQGVGGVVSHRDYRGEEVICAFRRFNKPSWYLVSEIDIKEALAPVNSLKKIILVIFVMFGTFLFFSAIFFSNQTTHLLRSLTSNLKSAFDDISNKKSIIDKINLELRKRLKECENLSKKLSASEHYIKSITNSISSVMLAIDKNYTITYCNNFAKNFLKINKCIENINLFETSPLFMDAEIKNKIEEVFTKNIPFSIEKKSIEIEGNKYILNISGFPVESGEGVHSVTLLINDVTTYENMRTQMADYEKLSALSQLALGAAHEINNPLLGITSFLEMLIEEEDDVEKKARAKEVLENAYRISETVRGLLNFARPAPPKFTKVNLNELIKETISFLHHQPLFKKIKIQKELADALPPITADANQIRQVLVNILLNAAQAIEDKGTITISTNKIKFEDFVEIKINDTGIGIPTENLKRIFEPFFTTKKGKGTGLGLSISLTYVKNHNGDIIINSEVGKGTEVKIILPIRQEGRIISEVIDE
- a CDS encoding sigma-54 dependent transcriptional regulator, encoding MSESILIIDDEVLTLNNLKRALEKDGYEVFLADTGETGLKIFQEHYPNLVLVDLMLPGIDGIEVLKRIKEIDENTIVIMITAYEIIEKAVQAIKLGAYDYLLKPFRITDLKSNIKRALELQRLRLRISETIETEKGKYYFSKIVAQSKKMAEVLKIAERVAILDKTTVLITGESGVGKGLLARAIHYNSPRAEKEFMEINCAAIPENLLESELFGYEPGAFTDAKRRKIGILEKADKGTVFLDEIADMPFPIQAKILKVLEEQTFVRLGGTTPIKVDIRIIAATNKDLRKAIEEKTFREDLFYRLNVVPIHIPPLRERKDDIIPLVLNFIKEFNQELHRSYKGISESAAKVFIEYDWPGNIRELRNVVERIMALHPAEEIKLEHIPNELKKNSILTEIPSIKETTMQNKFLTLEELEKEYIKEVLKFTGGNKSKAAKILGIHLTSLLRKLKDM